A window of Kribbella sp. NBC_00382 genomic DNA:
GACCATGTCACGCGGCGCGTTGCCGACGGCCCAGCTCTGCTGGATGGCTCCGGTCGCGGCGTCGATGGCGACGACACGGTTCTGGCCGTTGACCGCGGAGTACACGGTCGAGCCGTCGGCCGAGAATACCGGCTCCGCGACCAGCGCGTGCTTGGCACCGTCCGCGGGGATCGCGACGAACGTCGGGTTGGCGAGACTGCCGTCCGCGTTCACCGTGAACTTGCGATAGCCGTCGGTCTGGCCCAGCCACAGCTGCGACCCGTCGGGCGAGTACGTCGGCCCTTCCTGACCGATGTCGTTGCCCGGGATGCGCAGGTTCGCCGCGGCGTTGTTGCCGATCAGCTGCTGCACTTTCCAGGTCGACAGGTCGACGATGGCCAGTGCCATCCCGCCGTCGGTGATCGAGGCCGCGACGTGCTTGCCGTCGGGGCTGACCACGGACGACATGATCTTGCCGTTGTTGATGACGAGGCGGTCGCCGATCGGCTTGATGTACTGGTCGCTGGAGACGACCTGACCCTTGTCGGTGACCTGGCCTACCTGATCCGTTCCGAACATGTCCGTCTTCGCGACGGCGACGCCGGTACCGGCGGCCACGACGGCGACCGCGGTGGTACCCGCTGTCACCCGTGAGATCCGTCGGCCGACTTGTCGAGCGGCGAGGCCGGGGCCCCGTTGCTCGCGCCTGCGGCGGGTTACTTGCATCGAGCTTCCTTTCTAACTTGCGGACAGCAGTTCGACATTGGCGTCGAACTGCCAGAGCGGGTTCGGCTGGTCGCCGGCGGGTGTCTGCACCAGGAAGTAGCCGTTGACTTCCTTCGGTCCGTCGCCATCTGCGACGTAGCGCCCGTTCGGGGTGAGGTCGAGCTGGTAGATGGCCGAGCCGGCGGCCGCGATGCCGGGCAGATGCCAGGTCACCACGCATCGCCAGTCGTTACCCGGTCCCTCGGCATCGAGTTGGCCGCCGCCCTTGGTGCAGGCCGCCGTCGTGTTCAGCTGCTCCTCGGTCACATCGGGCCGGTTCAGCTGCTTGGCCTGGATGCGATACAGGTGCGCGAAGGCGGTCGCGACCGACCGCTGCACCTTGTCCTGGGTGATGCCGGAACCAGTCGCGCCAGTTGCCGGCGCGATCACGCCGGTGGTGACTCCGAGCAGTACGACCAGCGGCAGCACTCCGAGCCAGATCGCCCGGCGGGAGGATCCGTCGTCGGTCAGGTTGGTGAAGTCGCGGCGCAGGAACAGCAAGTAGGCCAAGGCTGTCGCGACCAAGGCCCAGACCAGGCTGACGATGATGCCGATCAGCAGTGGACCGACCTGGGTGGGGCTGGTGAACAGACCGTTCCAGGCGATGAACGCGTACCCCGGCAAGGCGAGCCGGAAGGCGACCGGGATCGGCAGCATCTGGGCGAGCTGCATCACCAGTGCGACGATCGCCGGTACCAGCAGACCCATCGGCGAACGGCCGAGCGCGATCGACCCGAGCAGCCCGATGGCGGCCAGCGCGAGGGTCGGAGCGAGCACGCAGGCCCAGGCGAGCAGGACCTTGCCGGCCGCGTCCGAGGACGACAGCAGGTGACCGTCCAGGCCGATCAGCGGTTGGTTGCCCACCGCAACGAGTCCGCCGACGGTGCTGCCGGCGACCAGCCCGGCCACCAGGAGCAGGATGACGGTGAGGCTGGCGAGCGATTTCGAGACGAAGATCCGCCGGGGCGACCGGACCGCGACGAGCAGATGCCGCCAGGTGCCGAGCCGGTCCTCAGAGGCGAAGACGTCACCGGCGATCATCGAGGTCAACAGGGGCAGTGCCCAGGTACCGGAGAAGCCGAGCGTGACGAGCGGTCCCGCCCAGGCGGTCGCGTGCATCCAGCGGCCGAACAGGGTGTCGACCGGCAGGGAGCCTTGCTGGCTCACCGCGGCGACGAAGACGGCGGGGGCAATCCAGCAGGCGATCACCAGCAGGCGCACCCGCCACTGGGAGACCAGCTTGACCAGCTCGAAGCGGTAGCCACGCGCGACAGAGACCCGGCCCGCGGTCGGTGCCGGCGTTGGCTCTGCCGGCTCTGCGGCGACGTCAGTGACGGTCGCGGTCATCAGTTCTCCTGCTGGTCGGTAGCGGCCTGATCGGTGAGCGCCAGGAACGCGGCTTCTAGTGGTGACACCACGGGAGCGAGTTCCCGGATCGCGACGCCCGCCTGGACGAGCCGGACGACTAACTCGTCCAGAGCCGGTACCTCCGCCCGCACCACGAGCCCGGACTGAGGTACTCCGCCGGTCGCCTCGACGACGTGAATGCCGGCCGTCTCGCCCGCCACTCGCCCCGCTGCCTCGTGGTCGGAGGTGAGCAACCGATAGTCGAGCTCACCGTTCTCGCCGGCCAGCTTGCTCAGCGGACCCGAGAAGACGACGCGGCCGGTGGCGAGGATGGTGACCTCGGAACACAGCTCCTCCAGGTCGTCCATCCGGTGGCTCGACAGGACGACAGCCGTCCCCTCGGAGGCGAGCCGGGTCAGTACGCCGTGCACGTGCCGCTTGCCGGCTGGATCGAGACCGTTGTACGGCTCGTCGAGCACCAACAGCCGGGGCTTGCTGAGCAGCGCTGCGGCCAGTCCGAGCCGCTGGCGCATGCCGAGCGAGAAGCCACGGACCCGGTCGTCGGCGACATCGGTCAGTCCGACGTCGTGGAGCACCTCGTCGATGCCGGCTGTGCGCGGATCACGGCCCTGGAGGGCGGCCAGCGCGGCGAGATTCTTGCGGGCGGTGAGGGACGGGTACAGGCCGGGGCCGTCGACGAAACCGGTGACTCCCTCGGGTGCGGCGAGGGCCCGGCCGACCGGCGTACCGAGGATCTGGAGGTTGCCCTTGTCGGCTACCGCGAGGCCCAGCAACAGCCCGAGCAGGGTGGTCTTGCCCGCACCGTTCGGCCCGACCAATCCGTGGATCTGCCCCTGTTCGACCTCCAGCTCGATGCCGTCGAGGGCGACGACCTCACCGAAGTACTTCTCGATTCCCCGGGCGCGGACGGCAGGGGACGTCTTCTTCATCAAGCGAACTCCGTCGGGGCGGAAACAATGTGGCGGGCTACCTGACCACGTTGTCACCAACTTCCCGCGACGTCACTACCTCGCCGGTGACCCGAAGGTGAACACTTGTTGACCCCCGGCTCGGAACCAGCCGGTCAGCGGAGTTCGAAGCCCTGGGTGTGGAGTGCCGTGCGGAGGTGTTCGCGGCCCTTCAGCCCCTCGATGCTGCCGAAGCGGTGAGCCACTCGACTGACCCAGCTGCTCGGCAGTCCCGCGGTGGCGTAGAAGGCGTTGAGGAGTTCTTCGTAGGCCTCGACGTGGGCGCGCTGCGGGGCGAGGGCGTACTGCTCGTGGTGCAGCACCGCCTGCTGCGGGAGCCGGGGCTTGACGGCCGCCTCGTTTCGCTGGTCCGGATGACCGACCGTGAGACCGAACACCGGGAATACGTTCGGCGGCAGCCCGAGCTCCGCCGCGACCTCGAGGGGCCGGTTGCGGATGGCGCCGACGAAGACCGTACCCAGGCCGAGCGACTCCGCGGCCAGCGACGCGTTCTGCGCCGCGAGCGCCACGTCGATGAACGAGAGCAGCGCCGCCTCGACGAAATCCGCACCCTCCGCGGTCGCCGAGCCGATCTCGGTGGTCACCTGACGAGCCCGGGCCAGATCCGCCAGCCAGACCAGCAGCAAGGGCGCGTCGACGATGAACTGCTGATCGCCGGCCAGGTGTGCGAGCCGCGCCCGGCGCTTGTCGTCCCGGACGGCGACCACACTCCACAGCTGCAGGTTCCCCGACGTCGGCGCCGACTGCGCCGCCGCGATCAGCGCCGCCAGCGTCTCGTCGGACACCGCGTCCGGCCGATACCCGCGTACCGACCGATGCGCCAGCTGCTGCTCGAGAACCTCGCTCCACGCCCCCGGCACGTCGAAGCCCGCCCCATACCGCAACCGATACGACTCTTCCGCAGCTGTGCTCACCCCACCGATTCTCACCGATGTCGACTACCTCACTGGACTATGTCCGCCATCCGATCCGAGGTGAGCGACAGGAAGGGAGTTACGTTGGCCAGAGCTCGGGTCACGTACTCGTCTTTTTCGCCGACGGGGGCGACGTAGTGCATGGCGTCTGTGGCGGCTTCGAGGCTGTGGAGACGGGCGATGATCCAGGTGGCGAGGTAGGTCGATGCCAGGCAACCGCCGGCGGTGGCCAGGTTGCCGCGGGCGTAGAACGGCTGGTTGAGGACCTCGACGCCGGCCGCTACGACCCACGGCTTGGTGGTGAGGTCGGTACAGGCCGGTACGTCGGTCAGGTGCCCGAGTTTGGCGAGGACCAGGGTGCCGGAGCATTGGGCGCCGAGCAGCTGGCGGCTGGGGTCGAGACGGCTCAGGGAAGCCATGATGGCGGGGTCCTCGACGACCTCGCGGGTCTTGCTGCCGCTGCCGACGATGACCGCGTCGGCGGTACAGGCCTCGTCGAGGTCGATCATCGCGTCGATGGTGACGCCGTTCATCGACCGCAGCCGTGGCGTCGGGCCGGCGATCGACACCCGCCAGCCGGGTTCGGCGACCCGGTTCAGGACGCCCAGGGCGATCAGGGAGTCGAGTTCGTTGTAGCCGTCGAAGGTCAGGATCGCGATGTGCATGGGGTCGACGCT
This region includes:
- a CDS encoding ABC transporter permease, with protein sequence MTATVTDVAAEPAEPTPAPTAGRVSVARGYRFELVKLVSQWRVRLLVIACWIAPAVFVAAVSQQGSLPVDTLFGRWMHATAWAGPLVTLGFSGTWALPLLTSMIAGDVFASEDRLGTWRHLLVAVRSPRRIFVSKSLASLTVILLLVAGLVAGSTVGGLVAVGNQPLIGLDGHLLSSSDAAGKVLLAWACVLAPTLALAAIGLLGSIALGRSPMGLLVPAIVALVMQLAQMLPIPVAFRLALPGYAFIAWNGLFTSPTQVGPLLIGIIVSLVWALVATALAYLLFLRRDFTNLTDDGSSRRAIWLGVLPLVVLLGVTTGVIAPATGATGSGITQDKVQRSVATAFAHLYRIQAKQLNRPDVTEEQLNTTAACTKGGGQLDAEGPGNDWRCVVTWHLPGIAAAGSAIYQLDLTPNGRYVADGDGPKEVNGYFLVQTPAGDQPNPLWQFDANVELLSAS
- a CDS encoding ABC transporter ATP-binding protein; its protein translation is MKKTSPAVRARGIEKYFGEVVALDGIELEVEQGQIHGLVGPNGAGKTTLLGLLLGLAVADKGNLQILGTPVGRALAAPEGVTGFVDGPGLYPSLTARKNLAALAALQGRDPRTAGIDEVLHDVGLTDVADDRVRGFSLGMRQRLGLAAALLSKPRLLVLDEPYNGLDPAGKRHVHGVLTRLASEGTAVVLSSHRMDDLEELCSEVTILATGRVVFSGPLSKLAGENGELDYRLLTSDHEAAGRVAGETAGIHVVEATGGVPQSGLVVRAEVPALDELVVRLVQAGVAIRELAPVVSPLEAAFLALTDQAATDQQEN
- a CDS encoding NADPH-dependent oxidoreductase — encoded protein: MSTAAEESYRLRYGAGFDVPGAWSEVLEQQLAHRSVRGYRPDAVSDETLAALIAAAQSAPTSGNLQLWSVVAVRDDKRRARLAHLAGDQQFIVDAPLLLVWLADLARARQVTTEIGSATAEGADFVEAALLSFIDVALAAQNASLAAESLGLGTVFVGAIRNRPLEVAAELGLPPNVFPVFGLTVGHPDQRNEAAVKPRLPQQAVLHHEQYALAPQRAHVEAYEELLNAFYATAGLPSSWVSRVAHRFGSIEGLKGREHLRTALHTQGFELR
- a CDS encoding DJ-1/PfpI family protein: MHIAILTFDGYNELDSLIALGVLNRVAEPGWRVSIAGPTPRLRSMNGVTIDAMIDLDEACTADAVIVGSGSKTREVVEDPAIMASLSRLDPSRQLLGAQCSGTLVLAKLGHLTDVPACTDLTTKPWVVAAGVEVLNQPFYARGNLATAGGCLASTYLATWIIARLHSLEAATDAMHYVAPVGEKDEYVTRALANVTPFLSLTSDRMADIVQ